One region of Armigeres subalbatus isolate Guangzhou_Male chromosome 3, GZ_Asu_2, whole genome shotgun sequence genomic DNA includes:
- the LOC134226557 gene encoding sarcoplasmic calcium-binding protein, which yields MAFALLRNCARSSIPLLERNFAALTTINGTNASLISHPQKIEHTSVGQPLSTLLSTNVRKYSKKASRPERAYESDSDSDSDGERETHNKKHGHHRERGNTDFWRRKMRTLHGVLDVNNDGVISHDDFMLLTENFATRGHLNTAEKEEFRDIMKATWIQQWGEITPYNLVTVEQYLVDMHHVVNDKDLRKKVHRFLPYLYRAVDKDHSGSISLNEFKLFFRCLGLTEEDAAVSFAVIDKNGDGQVTLDEFLKLGRDFFLTEREDNASRLFWGPLVEH from the exons ATGGCCTTCGCTCTATTGAGAAACTGTGCTCGCTCGTCGATCCCGTTGCTGGAGCGAAATTTTGCAGCGCTTACAACGATCAACGGAACCAATGCTTCTTTAATCTCCCACCCACAAAAG ATCGAACATACTAGCGTAGGACAACCGTTGTCCACTTTATTGTCTACCAATGTACGGAAGTACTCCAAAAAAGCTAGCCGTCCAGAACGAGCATACGAGAGTGATTCCGATTCAGACTCAGACGGGGAACGAGAGACTCATAACAAGAAGCATGGCCATCATCGGGAGAGG GGCAACACCGACTTCTGGCGACGAAAAATGCGCACACTGCATGGCGTGTTGGACGTCAACAATGACGGCGTCATTTCCCACGATGACTTTATGCTGCTGACGGAAAATTTCGCTACCCGGGGTCACTTGAACACAGCAGAGAAGGAAGAGTTCCGTGACATCATGAAG GCCACATGGATCCAACAGTGGGGCGAAATCACGCCGTACAATCTGGTCACGGTGGAGCAGTATCTGGTCGACATGCATCACGTGGTCAACGATAAGGACCTGCGCAAGAAGGTGCATCGGTTTCTGCCGTATCTGTACCGGGCGGTTGACAAGGACCACTCGGGATCGATTTCGCTGAACGAGTTCAAACTGTTCTTCCGCTGTTTGGGTCTCACAGAGGAGGATGCCGCCGTGTCGTTTGCCGTAATCGACAAGAACGGCGACGGGCAGGTAACGTTGGACGAGTTCCTGAAGCTGGGACGAGACTTTTTCCTCACCGAGCGGGAGGACAACGCTTCGCGACTCTTCTGGGGACCCCTGGTGGAGCATTGA
- the LOC134228183 gene encoding inactive hydroxysteroid dehydrogenase-like protein 1 — protein sequence MFWWIGVYVALVWAYNNFLESLLSVLWGTIRSVVLQEKLTTRYGPWAVVTGATDGIGKCYAEQLASKGLNVMLISRTESKLIKVAAEIAQKYGVETRWIAVDFASGPHIYHDLREKLAPIEIGILVNNVGFLPELGSFAQNTESDLLTLINLNIVATTMLTRLVLPVMKRRRRGIVVNIASSSAYVPIPYMTAYSSSKSFVVSFSLGLSHELRGTGVECQVVSPSIVQTNMAHQYTDGIPWYVLVLKPEQVARFAVFAIGKTGHTCGHWLHCLQMIWWGLLPLKLAVRFAGNLFVKDVNKKH from the exons ATGTTTTGGTGGATCGGAGTGTACGTAGCCCTGGTATGGGCCTACAACAACTTTCTGGAATCGCTTCTATCCGTTCTCTGGGGAACGATTCGTAGTGTAGTACTTCAGGAAAAACTCACAACTCGATATGGGCCTTGGGCAG TCGTTACCGGTGCGACGGACGGCATTGGGAAATGCTATGCGGAGCAGCTAGCAAGCAAAGGCCTCAACGTAATGCTTATCTCGCGAACTGAGTCAAAGCTGATAAAGGTAGCGGCCGAAATCGCACAAAAGTATGGCGTAGAAACCCGTTGGATTGCGGTGGACTTTGCGAGTGGTCCGCACATCTACCATGACTTGCGAGAAAAACTTGCCCCGATTGAAATTGGAATACTGG TGAACAATGTTGGCTTTCTACCAGAACTGGGCTCTTTCGCACAGAACACCGAGTCAGATCTGTTGACCTTGATTAATTTGAACATTGTGGCAACGACGATGCTCACGCGGTTGGTGCTGCCGGTGATGAAGCGCCGTCGCAGGGGCATTGTGGTCAATATTGCATCCAGCTCGGCCTATGTGCCAATTCCGTACATGACGGCGTACAGTTCGTCAAAGTCGTTCGTGGTCAGCTTCAGCCTGGGGCTTAGCCATGAATTACGCGGCACCGGAGTCGAATGTCAGGTGGTGTCACCTTCGATAGTGCAGACGAACATGGCCCACCAGTACACGGATGGCATTCCGTGGTACGTGCTAGTGTTGAAGCCGGAGCAGGTGGCGAGGTTCGCGGTTTTCGCCATTGGAAAGACCGGGCACACGTGTGGCCATTGGCTGCATTGCTTACAG ATGATATGGTGGGGACTTCTTCCGCTGAAACTGGCGGTACGGTTTGCTGGGAATTTGTTCGTCAAAGATGTAAACAAAAAGCATTAG